The genomic stretch atcatacttgaattttgatcaaatggtgattttgaaagtcatatcagttttaagagaattttaggatgataaaaagatagtacctagcattactcgcTACAAAAACATGAattatagggttttttttttttttttaatgtaattttgtatcatttgtttgatttattttcctgGTTTGAATAGGGACTAAACCGTGAATTACCATTGGATATTGTAATCCTTGCTTATGCAAATCAAGCGGTTTATGGTTAAGGCAAATGTGTAAAAGAATTGAGTTTTACTGTGAAGTATAGAAAATGAGAGTTCCCTGACATCCTGAAGAAGGACGTTATTAGTGGATTATAAAAATACGATTTTTGCAACAATAATGTTTAAAGAACGATTGTGAATCACCATATACACTATgactaagaaaaaaaaggggagggggAGTGGTGGAAGGATTTTTTTAGATTAACTATATATGTTTCACAAGGGCTCCAATTAAGCTCGTCGTGCTACTAGTTTGGAGATTGTTGCATCATTATTAGAACACATTTCTGACTTCAATgtgcatttatttttctcttcttcatctATTTTCCTTGAAAAAGCTGGCTTTTTTGGAGTAGTTAGACTgctgtttaattttttagaattgcAAAAACTTTTATCATAGATGGTCTGCCATTAGCGTCTTCCTGGACGcttaaaagagctatttgcATGCATGTGATTAATTTGCAGGATGAAAGCGTATCATTCATAGAAGAATCCATAAATTCCATGCCTTTGCCTTCTTGCCACAGTTCATATGCCTGAAATTATAGAATATTAAATATCAAATACTTGGAAAACAGAAATGTACATAGGTActtagcaaaagaaaagaagtgtaAGATTTTGATCCACGGTTGCTTCATGATCATCTTTCCTAAAAATTCTCAGCCATACCAAAGTCTGAGATCTTGGGTTTCATCTCGTCATCTAATAAAATGTTGCTACCTTTCAAGCCTCGGTGAATAATTGTCTTTTTCAATGGGTTCTTTTGGAGATATAGAAGCCCCTAAGTAACACTTTAAATGATATCAATGTGTTTTCTCCAATCCAATAGATACCACCTGATAGGGCCAATGTCAAGATACATTGTGAAAAGTCAGTCATTCAATTCTGATGGGGCTAATAAAGGAATAAGATGCGAAAAAAtgtccaaaaatttaaaaagacacATTTTATCAGTATCTCTATAAGCTTGAAATTAGATGACCTTGGCTTCGTTTAAGCTTAAAGGGTGTTTGGCACAAGTGTCAACATCAGTAATTATTGGCTTACTCAAGGCCGATTGCATATAAAACCTTATTTTGGACAGCCTCAACATCATCAAAAGTAATCCAATTGGATCTAATTATGCAGTAATTTACTACAAAATTAGCATTGTACGTTAAGGCAGAGCTATTTGTCTGAATGTAATGTCGCTTGATATCCTTGTAGGCAAGACTTCCTTTCTCAATAGTGTCTGTGTCATTGGCTACTAGACCAGTGACTGGTGCACCTATACCATTGTCCTGGGAATTCTTAAGCGTCCACATGTAGCCAAAGAAAGGCAATCCCAAAACCAACTTGTTTGCAGACAATCCCCTAGCAATCCATGCCTTTATtcttattagaatataaattaaatcattaaattaatcTCTTTTTATTAGCCTAATTAATCTTTGGGGATAAGTATGTTGGGTGATAAATACTTTGGGAGTTTTTTAATAAGCCCATAATATAGTATGTTGAGACACCACATAACCCAAAATTCTTACATATTTTCAATGTGAGACTCTAATCTTTTAGATTCACACATATACTCGACAAAGTagtgattttgaagaaaaacatAATTATATGGAAAATTGcatataaaagcaaaataaaatgagaaaataaagacACGAGACTTTACATATGATTCAATATTAGACACTTTACCTTTAGGGTAAAGCTAGCCCAATAGGGCTATATTTTGCACTTATTAATTGATTATAAATTACAATACAAATTATccatatttataatatataagaaaactATGATAGGTGaagagaatacaaaaaatatgtgaagataaatgtaaaatcaataaaattaattacataaatAATCTAgtttgatcatatatatattctaacaaatgtAACGAAAATTTAAGAATGCACGTGAATAAAGTGTTAgaacataaattaaatgattaaattcagttattcttaattattagcttaaactttagaataaatgttgatttaacGATAGCATCATCAGTATCCACATGAGACTTGGATCATACAAAGCTGCAACAGGGAGCGTAAAATTTGCCAGAAAATGGTGAGTAGTAGTGATAAGCCACAATATTTGACCAGTCCAAGTTGTTTTGCATTGATTCCACTGGTAAAGAAACAGACGGATCAACAGGCACAAAATCTGCAAGTGAGTAATGAGCCGCAACAGTCAAGATCAGCCGTGGCTGGCTAGAGTTGTCAGCCTCAGACTCTAGAGCCACTCGACACTCTTCCAAGAGGGTGGCCATGTTGGGCTGTTTTTATTGAAGAGTCCATGAAAGACTTTCTGTGAACAGAGCTGTTGGCCATGAGTGAGAAGAATATCAAAGAGTTTGCGTTAACTAAACCTCCGATGGAAAGTAGGGTGGTGATTGATGGGTTCTTTTGTTTTACAGTGGCGGTGAAGTTGGAGAAGTAGTACTGCTCACTAGTGGAGTAGAAGGATAGCTCGTAGGTTGAAGAGTTAATGTCGGCAAAAGCACAAAAAAGGTGAGTAAAGAGAGTAGAGTATTTGTCAGAAATGGGGAATCGTGCGACATAGCGGTGTCAATGCTTAACTGTCTGCTAACtactaaccgttataaccgctaaccgctaactgcttaaCCGCTTAACCATATTAACCCCGCCTAGCatttaacggttagcggttattgggtttactaaccgtaatcgctaaccgcatttttatataatatatttttataattataattataaaaaatatttataaatataacataatcacttaatcattaaatcacaattttttaaaaaaataattaaatcacaattttagtattaatatattattactataatttatatgattatatcatataatcacttgatcattaaatcacaatttttttaaaaaataattaaatcacaatttaagtattaatatattatcactataatttatatgattatatcacatgatcaattgatcattaaatcatttgattatataataacaaattatacatatataatatgacataactcataagtatatcaattcatactaatacaataattaaatatttagagacttatttccaatgtatgttataaacttataagtctatatatgttagagcattcacaatggaagaGCTGTATTTTATGTAAAtagcttctcaaaactcacttttatttagtttagctaagtcatttttaagtgtctttacatccgattagctatattttatCTATTCCATTAACATATtattaaagaagaaaagttttaaaaagagaacaagtggggaaaaatggaaaaaaaaaaatttgggaaaaaaagaacatgcagagaa from Corylus avellana chromosome ca1, CavTom2PMs-1.0 encodes the following:
- the LOC132168739 gene encoding class V chitinase-like, which produces MATLLEECRVALESEADNSSQPRLILTVAAHYSLADFVPVDPSVSLPVESMQNNLDWSNIVAYHYYSPFSGKFYAPCCSFAWIARGLSANKLVLGLPFFGYMWTLKNSQDNGIGAPVTGLVANDTDTIEKGSLAYKDIKRHYIQTNSSALTYNANFVVNYCIIRSNWITFDDVEAVQNKVLYAIGLE